In Mycoplasmopsis fermentans PG18, one genomic interval encodes:
- the deoD gene encoding purine-nucleoside phosphorylase, whose protein sequence is MTPHINAKEGDIAKTVLMPGDPLRAKFIAETFLDKGYRLVNTVRNMYMYTGTYKGRPVTIAGSGMGCPSIGIYSYELFKFYNVDNIIRIGTTGSYKKEIKLYETILATEAYADGASYRRLVLGDKSHVALPSAKLNKEIEKVAKNLNIKLTLGRVHSSDVFYSSVPLQQRIDETHALCVEMESYALFTNAEKLGKNAACLLTVSDNLITNDETTPEERQTAFKNMMEIALGVAK, encoded by the coding sequence ATGACACCACACATTAATGCCAAAGAAGGTGATATTGCTAAGACAGTTTTAATGCCAGGAGATCCTTTAAGAGCTAAATTTATTGCTGAAACATTTTTAGACAAAGGATATAGACTTGTTAATACTGTCAGAAACATGTACATGTATACAGGTACATATAAAGGTCGTCCAGTAACAATCGCTGGAAGTGGAATGGGTTGTCCATCAATTGGGATCTATTCATATGAATTATTCAAATTCTACAATGTAGATAACATTATTAGAATCGGTACAACTGGTTCATACAAAAAAGAAATCAAACTATATGAAACGATTTTAGCAACTGAAGCTTATGCAGATGGTGCTAGTTATCGTCGTTTAGTTTTAGGAGACAAAAGCCATGTAGCTTTACCTAGTGCTAAATTAAATAAAGAAATTGAAAAAGTGGCTAAAAATTTGAACATTAAATTAACTTTAGGCCGTGTACACTCTTCAGATGTATTCTATTCATCAGTTCCTCTTCAACAAAGAATCGATGAAACACATGCGCTTTGTGTTGAAATGGAATCATATGCTTTATTTACTAATGCTGAAAAATTAGGTAAAAATGCAGCATGTCTTTTAACAGTTAGTGACAACTTAATTACAAATGACGAAACAACACCCGAAGAAAGACAAACAGCTTTCAAAAACATGATGGAAATTGCTTTAGGTGTTGCAAAATAA
- the pfkA gene encoding 6-phosphofructokinase, which translates to MKKIKRIAILTSGGDAPGMNSAIRAAAKMARSRGIETFLVYEGYKGLVDDNIVPSTKIDLDFFNSRGGTCIYSARYPQFKDPEIREIAIKNLNKRKIDALIVIGGDGSYAGAQLLHEKGIKTIGLPGTIDNDIASSDFTIGYDTALNTVVRCIDQIRDTAASHKRIMIIEVMGNNCGDLALHTGLATGAEVIATSEYRLDEKEIVKTCVELTTNAKPVRRNITIVVSEKLYNIKQLAKDIEKATGWETRPNVLGHIQRGGNPSAQERILASLFGIKAVECLLEGKSGVAIGIIDNDIVASPISEALSMINKSKAKVRNKAIKFNELNRLD; encoded by the coding sequence ATGAAAAAAATTAAGAGAATTGCTATTCTAACTTCAGGTGGCGATGCTCCTGGAATGAATAGTGCAATTAGAGCAGCAGCTAAAATGGCTCGTAGTCGTGGAATTGAAACATTTTTAGTATATGAAGGTTACAAAGGATTAGTTGATGATAATATTGTGCCTTCAACAAAAATTGATTTAGATTTCTTTAACAGTCGTGGAGGCACTTGTATTTATTCAGCAAGGTATCCTCAATTTAAAGATCCAGAAATTCGTGAAATTGCTATTAAAAATTTAAACAAACGTAAAATTGATGCTTTGATAGTTATTGGTGGTGATGGTTCTTATGCAGGAGCACAATTATTACATGAAAAAGGAATTAAAACTATTGGACTTCCAGGGACAATTGATAATGATATAGCTTCAAGTGATTTTACTATTGGCTATGATACAGCTTTAAATACAGTTGTTAGATGTATTGACCAAATTAGAGATACAGCAGCAAGTCATAAAAGAATTATGATTATTGAAGTTATGGGTAATAACTGTGGTGACTTAGCATTACACACAGGACTTGCAACAGGGGCAGAAGTTATTGCAACAAGTGAATACCGTCTTGATGAAAAAGAAATAGTTAAAACTTGTGTTGAATTAACTACAAATGCTAAACCTGTTAGAAGAAATATTACAATAGTTGTTAGTGAAAAATTATATAACATTAAACAACTAGCTAAAGACATTGAAAAAGCAACAGGATGAGAAACTAGACCTAATGTTTTAGGACACATTCAACGTGGTGGTAATCCTTCAGCTCAAGAAAGAATTCTAGCTTCACTTTTTGGAATTAAAGCTGTTGAATGTTTACTTGAAGGTAAAAGCGGTGTGGCTATTGGAATTATTGATAATGATATTGTTGCTTCACCAATCTCAGAAGCATTAAGTATGATTAATAAATCTAAAGCTAAAGTTAGAAATAAAGCAATTAAATTTAATGAATTAAACCGTTTAGATTAA
- a CDS encoding Cof-type HAD-IIB family hydrolase, with product MSQKEDKKPIVFSDVDGTLYARDCYVSNFNLNIIKQDNLSFNIATGNPICPRMLKLAKLVDADYMIGSSGVQIYDYKHNKYLHEEYLKASVVKKIFKLFKESKVSAAAWSSDVFYVFKEADKEFLNKIYYRYETFEQFELYEDQKDIKKVAKIEVYFENTPNVGDLIKELEKLDCQVIVTHMNLEIISKGASKGNAILWLLKHVLKGYNPEEVMVIGDSENDYSMFHKFNYSYVMDNAKDEVKDKANFITKAVQEHGLGYAVMDYLEKFNKRNN from the coding sequence ATGAGTCAAAAAGAAGATAAAAAACCAATAGTTTTTAGTGATGTTGATGGTACACTTTATGCTCGTGATTGTTATGTATCAAACTTCAATTTAAACATCATTAAACAAGATAATTTAAGTTTTAATATTGCTACTGGTAATCCAATTTGTCCAAGAATGTTAAAACTTGCAAAATTAGTAGATGCTGATTATATGATTGGATCTTCAGGTGTACAAATTTATGATTACAAACATAATAAATATTTACATGAAGAATATCTTAAAGCAAGCGTAGTTAAAAAGATTTTTAAACTCTTTAAAGAAAGCAAAGTTTCAGCTGCTGCTTGAAGTAGTGATGTTTTTTATGTATTTAAAGAAGCAGATAAAGAATTCCTAAATAAAATTTATTATCGTTATGAAACTTTTGAACAATTCGAATTATATGAAGATCAAAAAGACATTAAAAAAGTAGCCAAAATTGAAGTTTATTTTGAAAACACTCCAAATGTTGGCGATTTAATTAAAGAACTTGAAAAACTTGATTGCCAAGTAATTGTGACACATATGAATCTTGAAATTATTTCTAAAGGAGCTTCAAAAGGAAATGCTATTCTTTGACTTCTAAAACATGTATTAAAAGGATATAACCCAGAAGAAGTTATGGTTATTGGTGACAGTGAAAATGATTATTCAATGTTCCACAAATTCAACTATTCTTATGTTATGGATAATGCTAAAGATGAAGTTAAAGATAAAGCTAACTTTATAACCAAAGCCGTTCAAGAACATGGTTTAGGTTATGCTGTTATGGATTATTTAGAAAAATTTAACAAGAGAAATAACTAG